One window of Centropristis striata isolate RG_2023a ecotype Rhode Island chromosome 21, C.striata_1.0, whole genome shotgun sequence genomic DNA carries:
- the usp42 gene encoding ubiquitin carboxyl-terminal hydrolase 42 isoform X1: protein MTIVDRSSEKSDHESVGCNRSPFTSGDVGMDGSCSSSWAMGPTMPSDSPRLKAAGGCLGPTPGAAVYNSTPSPVDRPKEQVISSGDGIDSPQKVLFPPERLNLKWTQVHRIGAGLQNMGNTCFLNSALQCLTYTPPFANYLLTREHSKTCHEPGFCMMCTMQNHIIQVFANSGNVIKPIGVLNELKRIAKHFRYGSQEDAHEFLRYTVDAMQKSCLPGTKLDRQTQATTFIHQVFGGYLRSRVKCLNCKAVSDTFDPFLDITLEIKTAPSVSKALEQFVKPEQLDGENAYKCTKCKKMVTASKRFTIHRSSNVLTLSLKRFANFSGGKITKDVKYPEYLDLRPSMSQSQGEPQVYGLYAVLVHSGFSCHAGHYFCYIKASNGQWYQMNDSSVSVSDIRSVLNQQAYVLFYIKSSDMKKTGDYSHMSHNPGIPGQSSPRPVVIPRINTTVHHNNIGFIGPQLPPHMTKRTLHVNGNGSLRDYPNNSKPSTSSSVVGKPSHGLASSSSSMSHSISRPTMIPDHDKRQKLSFFIGQGKQNRPSSSSSSYSQPSSASSSSSSSTSSSSSSSSSSSSSSSSLSSSQSTSDVRFVPRQLNHVNGTSCSNGDPHTGGNGASFLVPYGQESSEESDQENCGGLDNGRLAKSHFNGNNRNRESFDNSPQDTNGDSAVHHNGNGLNGPTNGVSKSSQNGHHNGHHKVNGHNTPDQISGSNLSSSSSMATVAVNGLDSDHHQTSKEAHNSASSLASSSQSIHPAAGDSLHLSTPDTRAKTVSEPLPQHTASFALSSPPSATSTKTHSVSSRESASTSAQHGNPTALSTPPDCSQSTNGTSEAPQKVSRGGDEAKDLQQSSGPSAGTEGRTDAKEQQQSKPSSRDNEGQTSRNRERDRLHSDWSRDRERHYRDRSRDRESDGDRHRYRRDSRDPNYYHRSYRDRLPARDRSYRDWESDRRWDRASYHPRERDRDRCSNHYHYYHHHRSRDDWDRERRGHGYPYREESHSHGKWQQESRESRGMRDKSNGRERDHYLSKEDTSSSATEPETCTKLKGSPPRARLSTFESAPNREDQNHKRTVDHLSKERDDSSEARRSKKHKKSKKKKKSKDKDRHRDSGSSEVDSDRATETKKKKKKKRRQQDSPGAAQSHKNRSSEERESRKRQYCDIKDTKHDNGFSPEKRRRTDDADGSSHQLLPSNHTSPTNGSAHHHLNGYKGNGYSQTNGDSHGFSSGLKHRLYTSTPF, encoded by the exons ATGACCATAGTTGACAGATCTTCAGAAAAGTCTGACCACGAGTCAGTCGGGTGTAATCGATCTCCCTTTACCAGTGGAGACGTGGGGATGGATGGCAGCTGTTCCAGCAGCTGGGCAATGGGTCCCACCATGCCCAGCGACTCTCCGAGGCTGAAGGCTGCAGGAGGTTGCCTGGGCCCAACACCTGGAGCTGCAGTATACAATAGTACACCCTCCCCTGTGGACCGGCCCAAGGAGCAAG TGATAAGCAGTGGTGATGGCATTGACTCGCCACAGAAGGTCCTCTTCCCTCCAGAGCGGCTCAACCTAAAGTGGACCCAGGTTCACCGCATTGGTGCAGGCCTGCAGAACATGGGGAACACCTGCTTCCTCAACTCAGCCCTGCAGTGTCTCACCTACACCCCTCCGTTTGCCAACTACTTGCTGACACGGGAGCACTCCAAAACGT GTCACGAGCCGGGGTTCTGTATGATGTGTACCATGCAAAACCACATCATTCAGGTTTTTGCAAACTCTGGGAATGTCATTAAGCCCATTGGTGTGCTCAATGAACTCAAAA GGATTGCTAAACACTTCCGCTATGGAAGTCAGGAGGATGCCCATGAGTTCCTGCGGTACACAGTGGATGCTATGCAAAAGTCCTGCTTACCTGGAACCAA ATTGGACAGGCAAACGCAGGCAACCACTTTCATCCATCAAGTTTTTGGCGGGTACCTAAGGTCGAGAG ttaaatgtttaaactgCAAAGCAGTCTCCGATACATTTGACCCTTTTCTGGATATAACTCTGGAAATTAAG ACAGCCCCCAGTGTCTCCAAGGCTCTGGAGCAGTTTGTCAAGCCAGAACAGCTGGATGGAGAAAACGCCTACAAATGCACAAA GTGCAAAAAAATGGTCACAGCCTCAAAGAGATTTACCATCCACCGTAGCTCTAATGTGCTCACACTCTCACTCAAACGTTTTGCCAACTTTAGTGGAGGCAAAATCACAAAG GATGTGAAATATCCAGAGTACCTGGACCTGCGGCCCTCCATGTCCCAGTCTCAAGGGGAGCCCCAGGTCTACGGGCTGTATGCCGTGCTGGTCCACTCTGGATTCAGCTGTCATGCTGGACACTACTTCTGCTATATTAAG GCAAGTAATGGGCAGTGGTACCAGATGAACGATTCCTCTGTGTCTGTCAGCGACATCAGGTCTGTTCTCAACCAGCAGGCCTATGTTCTTTTCTACATCAA GTCCAGTGATATGAAGAAAACGGGGGACTACAGTCACATGAGCCATAATCCAGGCATCCCTGGACAGTCTTCTCCACGACCGGTGGTGATACCACGCATCAACACCACCGTCCACCACAACAACATTGGCTTCATCGGCCCCCAGCTGCCACCACACATGACCAAG CGCACTCTTCATGTTAATGGGAATGGATCTCTGAGGGACTATCCCAACAACTCCAAGCCCAGCACCAGCAGCAGTGTTGTGGGGAAACCAAGTCATGGATTagcctcttcctcttcttctatgTCCCACTCAATCAGCCGGCCCACAATGATCCCAGACCACGACAAGCGACAGAAgctttcatttttcattggaCAAGGCAAACAGAACCGcccatcctcctcctcgtcctcttaCAGCCAGCCGTCCtctgccagcagcagcagcagcagcagcactagcagcagcagcagcagctccagctcctcctcctcctcctccagctctttaTCCTCCTCACAGTCTACCTCAGACGTTCGCTTTGTTCCACGTCAGCTTAACCACGTTAACGGCACGTCTTGCAGTAACGGGGATCCCCACACGGGAGGAAACGGAGCTTCATTTTTGGTGCCGTACGGCCAAGAGTCTTCAGAGGAATCGGACCAGGAGAACTGTGGCGGTCTGGATAACGGCCGTTTGGCCAAGTCtcactttaatggaaacaacagaaatagagaGAGCTTTGATAATTCTCCTCAAGACACCAACGGTGATTCAGCTGTGCACCACAATGGTAACGGATTAAATGGACCAACCAATGGTGTGTCTAAATCCAGTCAAAATGGGCACCATAATGGACACCACAAAGTGAATGGACACAACACCCCTGATCAA ATCTCTGGCAGTAATCTCAGCAGTTCATCCTCTATGGCTACTGTTGCTGTTAATGGACTAGACAGTGACCATCATCAAACAAG CAAAGAGGCACATAATTCTGCCTCGTCGCTGGCCAGTTCTTCTCAGAGCATTCATCCTGCTGCCGGTGACAGTCTGCACCTCTCCACTCCTGACACAAGGGCTAAAACTGTGTCTGAACCCCTGCCTCAGCATACAGCATCCTTTGCTCTTAGCTCTCCACCTTCAGCTACTTCTACAAAGACCCATTCTGTCTCATCTAGAGAATCTGCTTCCACTTCTGCCCAACATGGCAACCCTACAGCCTTATCCACCCCGCCAGACTGCTCCCAAAGCACCAACGGGACCTCTGAGGCTCCACAGAAGGTTAGCAGAGGTGGGGATGAAGCAAAGGATCTCCAACAGAGCAGTGGTCCATCAGCAGGGACTgaaggacgcacagatgctaaGGAGCAACAACAGTCCAAGCCCAGTTCTAGAGACAATGAAGGACAAACTTCCCGAAatagggagagagacagactgcaCTCTGACtggagcagagacagagagagacattaCAGGGACAGGAGTCGGGATCGAGAAAGTGATGGTGATCGGCATCGGTACAGGCGAGATTCCCGAGATCCCAACTACTATCATCGCTCATACAGGGATCGTTTGCCTGCTCGCGATCGTTCCTACAGGGACTGGGAGTCTGATCGTCGCTGGGATCGGGCAAGCTACCATCCCAGGGAGCGTGATCGTGACCGGTGCTCTAACCATTACCACTACTATCACCACCACCGGTCCAGGGACGACTGGGACCGTGAGCGGAGGGGACACGGTTATCCTTACCGCGAGGAGTCTCATAGCCACGGGAAGTGGCAGCAAGAGAGTCGAGAATCCCGGGGGATGAGGGACAAGAGCAACGGCAGGGAGAGGGACCATTATTTATCAAAAGAGGACACTTCCTCATCTGCCACAGAGCCAGAAACCTGTACAAAGTTGAAGGGCTCGCCCCCTCGGGCTCGCCTCTCCACGTTTGAGTCCGCTCCTAATAGAGAGGATCAGAATCACAAAAGGACTGTTGATCATCTGAGCAAGGAGAGGGATGACAGCTCGGAGGCCCGTCgctctaaaaaacacaaaaagagcaagaaaaagaagaagtcaAAGGATAAAGACCGACATCGTGACAGCGG AAGCTCCGAAGTGGATTCAGACAGAGCCactgaaacaaaaaagaagaagaagaaaaagaggaggcagCAGGACAGCCCGGGAGCAGCTCAGAGCCACAAGAACAGAAGCAGCGAGGAGAGGGAGAGCCGCAAGCGGCAATACTGTGACATCAAGGACACTAAACACGACAATGGTTTTTCGCCAGAAAAACGCCGGCGCACAGACGACGCTGATGGCAGCAGTCACCAACTACTCCCCTCCAACCACACCTCTCCCACAAACGGTTCAGCTCACCACCATCTCAACGGATACAAAG GAAACGGTTACAGCCAAACAAACGGCGACTCCCACGGATTCTCCAGTGGCTTGAAACACCGACTCT ACACATCAACCCCATTTTAA
- the usp42 gene encoding ubiquitin carboxyl-terminal hydrolase 42 isoform X2 — MTIVDRSSEKSDHESVGCNRSPFTSGDVGMDGSCSSSWAMGPTMPSDSPRLKAAGGCLGPTPGAAVYNSTPSPVDRPKEQVISSGDGIDSPQKVLFPPERLNLKWTQVHRIGAGLQNMGNTCFLNSALQCLTYTPPFANYLLTREHSKTCHEPGFCMMCTMQNHIIQVFANSGNVIKPIGVLNELKRIAKHFRYGSQEDAHEFLRYTVDAMQKSCLPGTKLDRQTQATTFIHQVFGGYLRSRVKCLNCKAVSDTFDPFLDITLEIKTAPSVSKALEQFVKPEQLDGENAYKCTKCKKMVTASKRFTIHRSSNVLTLSLKRFANFSGGKITKDVKYPEYLDLRPSMSQSQGEPQVYGLYAVLVHSGFSCHAGHYFCYIKASNGQWYQMNDSSVSVSDIRSVLNQQAYVLFYIKSSDMKKTGDYSHMSHNPGIPGQSSPRPVVIPRINTTVHHNNIGFIGPQLPPHMTKRTLHVNGNGSLRDYPNNSKPSTSSSVVGKPSHGLASSSSSMSHSISRPTMIPDHDKRQKLSFFIGQGKQNRPSSSSSSYSQPSSASSSSSSSTSSSSSSSSSSSSSSSSLSSSQSTSDVRFVPRQLNHVNGTSCSNGDPHTGGNGASFLVPYGQESSEESDQENCGGLDNGRLAKSHFNGNNRNRESFDNSPQDTNGDSAVHHNGNGLNGPTNGVSKSSQNGHHNGHHKVNGHNTPDQISGSNLSSSSSMATVAVNGLDSDHHQTSKEAHNSASSLASSSQSIHPAAGDSLHLSTPDTRAKTVSEPLPQHTASFALSSPPSATSTKTHSVSSRESASTSAQHGNPTALSTPPDCSQSTNGTSEAPQKVSRGGDEAKDLQQSSGPSAGTEGRTDAKEQQQSKPSSRDNEGQTSRNRERDRLHSDWSRDRERHYRDRSRDRESDGDRHRYRRDSRDPNYYHRSYRDRLPARDRSYRDWESDRRWDRASYHPRERDRDRCSNHYHYYHHHRSRDDWDRERRGHGYPYREESHSHGKWQQESRESRGMRDKSNGRERDHYLSKEDTSSSATEPETCTKLKGSPPRARLSTFESAPNREDQNHKRTVDHLSKERDDSSEARRSKKHKKSKKKKKSKDKDRHRDSGSEVDSDRATETKKKKKKKRRQQDSPGAAQSHKNRSSEERESRKRQYCDIKDTKHDNGFSPEKRRRTDDADGSSHQLLPSNHTSPTNGSAHHHLNGYKGNGYSQTNGDSHGFSSGLKHRLYTSTPF, encoded by the exons ATGACCATAGTTGACAGATCTTCAGAAAAGTCTGACCACGAGTCAGTCGGGTGTAATCGATCTCCCTTTACCAGTGGAGACGTGGGGATGGATGGCAGCTGTTCCAGCAGCTGGGCAATGGGTCCCACCATGCCCAGCGACTCTCCGAGGCTGAAGGCTGCAGGAGGTTGCCTGGGCCCAACACCTGGAGCTGCAGTATACAATAGTACACCCTCCCCTGTGGACCGGCCCAAGGAGCAAG TGATAAGCAGTGGTGATGGCATTGACTCGCCACAGAAGGTCCTCTTCCCTCCAGAGCGGCTCAACCTAAAGTGGACCCAGGTTCACCGCATTGGTGCAGGCCTGCAGAACATGGGGAACACCTGCTTCCTCAACTCAGCCCTGCAGTGTCTCACCTACACCCCTCCGTTTGCCAACTACTTGCTGACACGGGAGCACTCCAAAACGT GTCACGAGCCGGGGTTCTGTATGATGTGTACCATGCAAAACCACATCATTCAGGTTTTTGCAAACTCTGGGAATGTCATTAAGCCCATTGGTGTGCTCAATGAACTCAAAA GGATTGCTAAACACTTCCGCTATGGAAGTCAGGAGGATGCCCATGAGTTCCTGCGGTACACAGTGGATGCTATGCAAAAGTCCTGCTTACCTGGAACCAA ATTGGACAGGCAAACGCAGGCAACCACTTTCATCCATCAAGTTTTTGGCGGGTACCTAAGGTCGAGAG ttaaatgtttaaactgCAAAGCAGTCTCCGATACATTTGACCCTTTTCTGGATATAACTCTGGAAATTAAG ACAGCCCCCAGTGTCTCCAAGGCTCTGGAGCAGTTTGTCAAGCCAGAACAGCTGGATGGAGAAAACGCCTACAAATGCACAAA GTGCAAAAAAATGGTCACAGCCTCAAAGAGATTTACCATCCACCGTAGCTCTAATGTGCTCACACTCTCACTCAAACGTTTTGCCAACTTTAGTGGAGGCAAAATCACAAAG GATGTGAAATATCCAGAGTACCTGGACCTGCGGCCCTCCATGTCCCAGTCTCAAGGGGAGCCCCAGGTCTACGGGCTGTATGCCGTGCTGGTCCACTCTGGATTCAGCTGTCATGCTGGACACTACTTCTGCTATATTAAG GCAAGTAATGGGCAGTGGTACCAGATGAACGATTCCTCTGTGTCTGTCAGCGACATCAGGTCTGTTCTCAACCAGCAGGCCTATGTTCTTTTCTACATCAA GTCCAGTGATATGAAGAAAACGGGGGACTACAGTCACATGAGCCATAATCCAGGCATCCCTGGACAGTCTTCTCCACGACCGGTGGTGATACCACGCATCAACACCACCGTCCACCACAACAACATTGGCTTCATCGGCCCCCAGCTGCCACCACACATGACCAAG CGCACTCTTCATGTTAATGGGAATGGATCTCTGAGGGACTATCCCAACAACTCCAAGCCCAGCACCAGCAGCAGTGTTGTGGGGAAACCAAGTCATGGATTagcctcttcctcttcttctatgTCCCACTCAATCAGCCGGCCCACAATGATCCCAGACCACGACAAGCGACAGAAgctttcatttttcattggaCAAGGCAAACAGAACCGcccatcctcctcctcgtcctcttaCAGCCAGCCGTCCtctgccagcagcagcagcagcagcagcactagcagcagcagcagcagctccagctcctcctcctcctcctccagctctttaTCCTCCTCACAGTCTACCTCAGACGTTCGCTTTGTTCCACGTCAGCTTAACCACGTTAACGGCACGTCTTGCAGTAACGGGGATCCCCACACGGGAGGAAACGGAGCTTCATTTTTGGTGCCGTACGGCCAAGAGTCTTCAGAGGAATCGGACCAGGAGAACTGTGGCGGTCTGGATAACGGCCGTTTGGCCAAGTCtcactttaatggaaacaacagaaatagagaGAGCTTTGATAATTCTCCTCAAGACACCAACGGTGATTCAGCTGTGCACCACAATGGTAACGGATTAAATGGACCAACCAATGGTGTGTCTAAATCCAGTCAAAATGGGCACCATAATGGACACCACAAAGTGAATGGACACAACACCCCTGATCAA ATCTCTGGCAGTAATCTCAGCAGTTCATCCTCTATGGCTACTGTTGCTGTTAATGGACTAGACAGTGACCATCATCAAACAAG CAAAGAGGCACATAATTCTGCCTCGTCGCTGGCCAGTTCTTCTCAGAGCATTCATCCTGCTGCCGGTGACAGTCTGCACCTCTCCACTCCTGACACAAGGGCTAAAACTGTGTCTGAACCCCTGCCTCAGCATACAGCATCCTTTGCTCTTAGCTCTCCACCTTCAGCTACTTCTACAAAGACCCATTCTGTCTCATCTAGAGAATCTGCTTCCACTTCTGCCCAACATGGCAACCCTACAGCCTTATCCACCCCGCCAGACTGCTCCCAAAGCACCAACGGGACCTCTGAGGCTCCACAGAAGGTTAGCAGAGGTGGGGATGAAGCAAAGGATCTCCAACAGAGCAGTGGTCCATCAGCAGGGACTgaaggacgcacagatgctaaGGAGCAACAACAGTCCAAGCCCAGTTCTAGAGACAATGAAGGACAAACTTCCCGAAatagggagagagacagactgcaCTCTGACtggagcagagacagagagagacattaCAGGGACAGGAGTCGGGATCGAGAAAGTGATGGTGATCGGCATCGGTACAGGCGAGATTCCCGAGATCCCAACTACTATCATCGCTCATACAGGGATCGTTTGCCTGCTCGCGATCGTTCCTACAGGGACTGGGAGTCTGATCGTCGCTGGGATCGGGCAAGCTACCATCCCAGGGAGCGTGATCGTGACCGGTGCTCTAACCATTACCACTACTATCACCACCACCGGTCCAGGGACGACTGGGACCGTGAGCGGAGGGGACACGGTTATCCTTACCGCGAGGAGTCTCATAGCCACGGGAAGTGGCAGCAAGAGAGTCGAGAATCCCGGGGGATGAGGGACAAGAGCAACGGCAGGGAGAGGGACCATTATTTATCAAAAGAGGACACTTCCTCATCTGCCACAGAGCCAGAAACCTGTACAAAGTTGAAGGGCTCGCCCCCTCGGGCTCGCCTCTCCACGTTTGAGTCCGCTCCTAATAGAGAGGATCAGAATCACAAAAGGACTGTTGATCATCTGAGCAAGGAGAGGGATGACAGCTCGGAGGCCCGTCgctctaaaaaacacaaaaagagcaagaaaaagaagaagtcaAAGGATAAAGACCGACATCGTGACAGCGG CTCCGAAGTGGATTCAGACAGAGCCactgaaacaaaaaagaagaagaagaaaaagaggaggcagCAGGACAGCCCGGGAGCAGCTCAGAGCCACAAGAACAGAAGCAGCGAGGAGAGGGAGAGCCGCAAGCGGCAATACTGTGACATCAAGGACACTAAACACGACAATGGTTTTTCGCCAGAAAAACGCCGGCGCACAGACGACGCTGATGGCAGCAGTCACCAACTACTCCCCTCCAACCACACCTCTCCCACAAACGGTTCAGCTCACCACCATCTCAACGGATACAAAG GAAACGGTTACAGCCAAACAAACGGCGACTCCCACGGATTCTCCAGTGGCTTGAAACACCGACTCT ACACATCAACCCCATTTTAA